Proteins from a genomic interval of Aspergillus flavus chromosome 7, complete sequence:
- a CDS encoding nuclear distribution protein nude, producing MPSADDSTSSRPNGTSSSRDELAYYKKQYEQLEAELADFQSSSRELEAELEKDIEASEKRERQLKEKVDNLRYEVDEWKTKYKQSKSEANTAQNTLQKEITTLRDANRTLQLKLRDIEVANDDYERQARHTTSSLEDLESKYNMAIERSVLLEEEIKIGEKERENLRIENQHLRTELSELKVESEIVQERLRNAESHGGRRRKPAPLHRTPSTPQTPEIFDRSPGPSTVSSPIFATPPMKTSLIAATATPPSPPISESSTSMRKSINATPGFPRQKASGSESYSSRSLHGSRTQKLSHAHSRATSSAHSNGRSTTSATSRASLSKPSPSLSKPSPSISRASPGFSRPSPSLSKSTNNNNSTRSSGMPKSGSLYQIRGLIGKMQKLEERVQSAKSKLPAPSDSPSRVSSRSGSIVSESPVASTITVRREPRKRLSGSSFSSSIHGDGVSSYVSTSRPSFNSRPSSRTSYSSSFSHSTHPSIAPSTRPESRQSRTKTPLGHYSTNPTTESRRPRSSLSNPAGQNVPINGMSHIDEDEDLSMHMSMRAKISEVRETRLPSFSTPSGLKKRTPSGIPSIPAPRSFRTSTGLDRREGHMGPPDSKTKTTTDLGETF from the exons ATGCCATCGGCCGATGATTCCACCTCCTCTCGACCCAACGGGACCAGCTCGAGCCGGGATGAGCTGGCGTACTATAAGAAACAGTATGAACAGTTAGAAGCAGAGTTGGCCGACTTTCAGTCCTCCAGCCGTGAACTGGAAGCGGAGCTGGAGAAGGACATTGAGGCATCTGAAAAGCGGGAGCGTCAGTTAAAAGAGAAGGTGGACAACTTGAGATACGAGGTTGACGAGTGGAAG ACCAAGTACAAGCAGTCCAAATCAGAAGCCAATACCGCTCAGAATACCCTGCAGAAGGAAATAACAACACTACGAGATGCCAACCGGACCCTACAGTTAAAATTACGTGACATCGAAGTCGCGAACGATGACTATGAGCGCCAGGCCCGTCATACGACTTCATCCCTGGAGGATTTGGAGTCGAAATACAACATGGCCATTGAGAGAAGCGTATTGCTagaagaggagatcaaaATCGGAGAAAAGGAACGAGAGAATCTGCGCATTGAGAACCAGCATCTTCGTACTGAATTGTCTGAGCTGAAGGTCGAAAGCGAGATTGTACAGGAGAGACTCCGGAATGCGGAATCCCACGGTGGCCGACGCAGGAAGCCAGCTCCCTTGCACCGCACTCCATCCACACCACAGACTCCGGAAATATTCGACCGTTCTCCAGGACCGTCGACTGTGTCATCTCCTATATTTGCTACACCACCTATGAAGACGTCACTAATAGCTGCGACTGCAACCCCGCCGTCGCCGCCGATATCCGAGTCATCCACCAGTATGCGCAAGTCCATCAATGCGACTCCTGG CTTCCCCCGGCAGAAGGCTTCTGGCTCCGAGTCATATAGCTCTCGATCTTTGCATGGATCCAGGACTCAGAAACTCTCCCACGCCCACTCTCGCGCAACGTCCTCGGCACACAGCAATGGCCGCTCGACTACATCGGCTACTTCCCGCGCGAGTCTTTCCAAGCCCAGTCCCAGTCTCTCCAAGCCTAGCCCCAGTATCTCCAGGGCCAGTCCGGGTTTCTCCAGGCCCAGCCCGAGTCTTTCTAAATCCACCAACAATAATAACAGCACTCGGTCGTCCGGGATGCCTAAGTCTGGGTCATTGTATCAAATTCGTGGTCTGATCGGCAAAATGCAGAAACTGGAAGAAAGGGTCCAGTCGGCCAAATCCAAACTCCCGGCACCCTCTGACTCACCGTCCCGGGTCTCTTCTCGCTCCGGGTCAATAGTTAGCGAGAGTCCTGTTGCTTCCACAATTACTGTTCGCAGGGAACCTCGTAAACGATTAAGTGGCAGCAGCTTTAGTTCCTCAATTCACGGCGATGGTGTCTCATCATATGTCTCAACCAGTCGACCATCTTTTAACAGTCGGCCAAGCAGCCGCACGAGCTACTCAAGTTCGTTCAGCCACAGCACACACCCTAGTATTGCACCTTCGACTCGGCCTGAAAGTCGCCAGAGTCGGACCAAAACGCCACTGGGACATTATTCGACAAATCCAACCACTGAAAGTCGGCGGCCGCGGTCATCGCTTAGCAATCCGGCGGGACAAAATGTACCCATAAACGGCATGTCTCATattgacgaagatgaggatctcTCCATGCACATGTCCATGCGGGCAAAGATTAGTGAGGTCCGCGAAACTCGTCTTCCGTCGTTTTCTACCCCCAGTGGGCTCAAGAAGCGCACCCCCAGCGGAATTCCCTCCATCCCTGCACCTCGCAGCTTTCGCACTAGCACGGGACTTGATCGACGGGAGGGTCACATGGGGCCGCCCGATTCGAAGACAAAAACCACCACCGATCTGGGCGAGACTTTCTAA